A window of the Trichoderma asperellum chromosome 6, complete sequence genome harbors these coding sequences:
- a CDS encoding uncharacterized protein (CAZy:GH3~TransMembrane:1 (i79-102o)), with the protein MASTRDPAKEGLLREHELAQQRSSIDSREDDLDLDELNPPLKDGDFTQDSSRLSGARQQSAVPGRLSWMLPRRLRRSRCCIAVLSVVGIIVLLMAAGGVFGIKKLRITPLDGKSPPWYPTPRGGTVRQWADSYKKAADVVSKMTLPEKVNITTGTGWSMGLAVGNTAPAIHVGFPALALQDGPLGIRFADNATAFPAGITVGATWNRQLMYERGKAHALEARGKGINVLLGPAIGPLGRMPAGGRNWEGFGSDPYLQGVAGSQTIKGIQDQGVMATIKHFIANEQEHFRQAWEWVLPNALSSNIDDRTLHEIYAWPFGDAVKAGVASVMCSYNMVNNSYACGNSKLLNGILKDELGFQGFVMSDWLAQRSGVGSALAGLDMSMPGDGLRWQDGNSLWGPNLSRAVLNGSLPLERLNDMVVRIVASWYQLGQDDESLFDRKGPNFSSWTNEKMGVTSPASPSPQDKIEVNKFVNVQANHSILSRQVATEGTVLLKNEGVLPLSLDGELGENDQKSTKRDGKVRIGIFGEDAGPGNGPNYCEDRSCNQGTLGSGWGSGAVEFPYLISPVEALRGKFNKEKVQFTEHLKNDKPAADLVKNQDICLVFINSDSGEGYRNWDGVRGDRNDLLAQKGGEKLVTEVAANCGDGSGTTIVIIHSVGPVSVDGWIDIPSVKALISANLPAQESGNALASIIFGEENPSGKLPYTIGKSLSDYGEGGQIMYLPNGAVPQQDFNEGLYIDYRHFDKYNIEPRYEFGFGLSYTRFDYNNIQVTGTKPKSPLPDERPPPEVQPPQFDSTIPDAKEALYPTGIRKLKKYIYPYIESVDDIKKGKYPYPDGYDAQQPLSGAGGGEGGNPSLWEPLVTVAVQVTNSGQRGGKAVPQLYLSYPESDTIDFPVRVLRGFDKLFIKEGETKTVEFVLTRRDLSYWDVERQNWVIPDGQFTFAVGESSRDLRVTGTW; encoded by the coding sequence ATGGCGTCCACTCGAGATCCCGCCAAGGAGGGCCTCCTGCGGGAGCATGAACTCGCCCAACAGCGCAGCTCAATCGACTCCAGAGAAGACGACCTCGATCTTGATGAGCTGAACCCGCCCCTCAAAGATGGAGATTTCACGCAAGACTCGTCGCGATTGAGCGGCGCGAGGCAGCAGAGCGCGGTCCCTGGACGTCTGTCATGGATGCTGCCTCGGCGACTTCGCAGGAGCCGCTGCTGTATTGCCGTCCTCAGTGTTGTCGGCATCATCGTCCTGTTAATGGCCGCCGGGGGCGTATTCGGGATCAAAAAGCTCAGAATCACCCCTCTGGATGGGAAATCGCCGCCATGGTATCCTACGCCTAGGGGAGGCACCGTTCGCCAGTGGGCCGACAGCTACAAAAAAGCCGCTGACGTGGTGTCCAAGATGACGCTGCCGGAAAAGGTCAACATCACGACTGGCACGGGATGGAGCATGGGCCTCGCAGTGGGCAACACGGCGCCAGCAATTCACGTTGGATTCCCTGCACTGGCTCTGCAGGATGGACCGCTGGGCATTCGCTTTGCAGACAATGCTACGGCTTTTCCGGCTGGTATTACCGTTGGCGCAACATGGAATAGGCAGCTCATGTATGAGCGCGGCAAGGCTCACGCACTGGAAGCTCGTGGCAAAGGAATCAATGTGCTGTTGGGTCCTGCCATTGGCCCCTTGGGGAGAATGCCTGCTGGCGGGCGCAACTGGGAGGGCTTCGGCTCGGATCCGTATCTCCAGGGCGTTGCTGGCTCTCAGACCATCAAGGGTATCCAGGATCAGGGCGTCATGGCCACCATCAAGCACTTTATCGCCAACGAGCAAGAGCATTTCCGCCAGGCGTGGGAATGGGTGCTGCCGAATGCCCTGTCGTCCAACATCGATGACCGCACCCTGCACGAGATTTATGCCTGGCCATTTGGAGACGCCGTCAAGGCCGGTGTTGCTAGCGTCATGTGCTCCTATAACATGGTGAACAATTCATACGCCTGTGGTAACTCGAAGCTGCTCAATGGCATTCTCAAGGACGAACTTGGATTTCAGGGCTTCGTCATGTCGGACTGGCTGGCACAGCGATCAGGCGTGGGTAGTGCCCTGGCTGGATTAGATATGAGCATGCCAGGAGATGGCCTGCGTTGGCAGGATGGCAATTCTCTCTGGGGACCCAATCTCTCCCGCGCTGTCCTGAACGGTTCGCTGCCCCTTGAACGACTCAACGACATGGTTGTTCGAATAGTCGCATCGTGGTATCAGCTTGGGCAAGATGATGAATCTCTGTTCGATAGGAAAGGACCCAACTTTTCTTCGTGGACAAATGAGAAGATGGGTGTCACATCGCCCGCTAGTCCATCGCCTCAAGATAAGATTGAAGTTAACAAATTTGTCAACGTGCAGGCCAATCATTCGATACTGTCTCGCCAGGTGGCCACGGAAGGGACCGTTCTGCTTAAGAATGAAGGCGTTCTCCCCCTTAGCCTTGATGGGGAACTGGGCGAAAACGACCAAAAGTCAACCAAGAGAGATGGTAAAGTAAGGATAGGCAtttttggagaagatgctggtCCTGGCAATGGTCCGAATTATTGCGAAGACAGATCGTGCAATCAAGGCACTCTGGGATCTGGCTGGGGAAGCGGTGCGGTCGAGTTTCCTTACTTGATATCTCCTGTCGAGGCTCTCCGAGGCAAATTTAACAAGGAAAAGGTCCAGTTCACGGAGCATCTAAAGAATGATAAACCAGCAGCAGATCTCGTCAAGAATCAAGATATATGCTTGGTCTTCATCAACTCCGACTCGGGCGAAGGATATCGTAACTGGGATGGGGTTCGTGGTGACCGCAACGACCTCCTGGCGCAAAAGGGAGGCGAAAAGCTTGTCACTGAAGTTGCGGCCAACTGCGGCGATGGTTCAGGCACGACGATTGTCATTATTCACTCTGTCGGACCCGTGTCTGTAGATGGATGGATTGACATTCCCAGCGTCAAGGCGCTCATTTCTGCCAACCTACCCGCACAAGAGAGCGGAAATGCCCTCGCGAGCATCATATTTGGAGAGGAAAACCCGAGCGGCAAGCTCCCATATACTATTGGCAAATCTCTCAGCGATTACGGAGAAGGTGGACAAATCATGTATTTGCCAAACGGAGCTGTCCCGCAGCAAGATTTTAACGAAGGCCTGTACATCGACTATAGACACTTTGACAAGTATAACATCGAGCCGCGTTACGAATTTGGATTCGGACTTTCATATACGAGGTTTGATTACAACAATATCCAAGTTACGGGGACCAAACCGAAATCACCTCTGCCAGATGAGCGACCACCACCTGAGGTCCAGCCACCGCAGTTTGACTCCACCATTCCTGATGCTAAAGAAGCGTTGTACCCAACGGGTATTCGCAAACTAAAGAAGTACATCTACCCGTACATCGAATCTGTTGATGACATTAAGAAGGGCAAGTATCCTTATCCCGACGGCTACGATGCTCAACAACCCCTATCCGGCGCAGGCGGTGGCGAAGGCGGCAATCCATCACTATGGGAACCCCTCGTAACTGTGGCTGTCCAAGTGACCAACTCAGGGCAGCGTGGCGGCAAAGCCGTCCCTCAGCTCTATCTCTCGTACCCCGAATCGGACACGATTGACTTCCCCGTCAGGGTTCTGCGCGGATTTGACAAGCTGTTCattaaagaaggagaaacgAAGACGGTGGAGTTTGTGCTGACAAGGAGAGATTTGAGTTATTGGGATGTAGAGAGGCAGAATTGGGTTATTCCAGATGGGCAGTTTACGTTTGCGGTTGGCGAGAGTTCAAGGGATTTGCGAGTGACCGGCACATGGTGA
- a CDS encoding uncharacterized protein (EggNog:ENOG41), whose translation MPFFSRSEPSPEPVYQPEPVAAEPPARKHSLFHRNRDVSPASSRRTGSIASSAGSAGPGHTKGYTNNTSGSNSGGGLFRHSTDSSASRGRRSLFHRDNGANALDPSILQAREHVMQAEAAEVDADRALGEARMRVRAAKDHVWRLEEEAKEEARRAKIKQEQAREVSKRGQGLGRHGL comes from the exons ATGCCTTTCTTCAGCCGCAGTGAGCCCTCCCCAGAGCCCGTCTATCAGCCCGAGCCCGTGGCTGCCGAACCACCGGCCCGCAAGCACAGCCTCTTTCACCGCAACCGGGACGTGTCGCCGGCCTCGTCCCGCCGAACcggctccatcgccagcTCGGCCGGCAGCGCAGGCCCGGGCCACACCAAGGGCTACACCAACAACACCTCCGGCAGCAactctggcggcggcctctTCCGCCACAGCACCGACAGCTCGGCCAGCAGGGGCCGCCGCAGCCTGTTCCACCGCGACAACGGCGCCAATGCCCTGGACCCCAGCATCCTCCAGGCGAGGGAGCATGTGATGCAGGCTGAGGCGGCCGAGGTCGACGCTGATCGAGCACTTGGCGAGGCGAGGATGCGGGTGAGGGCTGCAAAGGACCACGTCTGGAGActcgaggaggaggccaaggaggaggcgaGGAGGGCCAAGATCAAGCAGGAGCAGGCTCGTGAGGTGTCCAAGAGAGGACAAGGCCTTGGAC GCCATGGCTTGTAA
- a CDS encoding uncharacterized protein (BUSCO:EOG092D4CM0): protein MPLCGGSKTVQRKLVLLGDGASGKTSLLNVFTRGYFPTVYEPTVFENYVHDIFVDNVHIELSLWDTAGQEEFDRLRSLSYDDTDLIVLCYSVDSKDSLENVESKWVGEIADNCPGVKLVLIALKCDLRQTGDEEPEEADAAAAADGNAQREKPPTISYDEGLEVAKRIGASRYLECSAMKNRGVNEAFTEAARVALSVKKEREDNKCTLM from the exons ATGCCTCTCTGCGGTGGATCCAAGACGGTGCAGCGCAAGCTGGTTCTTCT GGGCGATGGTGCCAGTGGAAAGACTTCGCTGCTCAACGTCTTCACGAGAGG ATACTTCCCGACCGTATACGAGCCTACCGTCTTCGAAAACTACGTTCATG ACATCTTCGTCGACAACGTGCATATCGAGCTCTCGCTCTGGGATACAGCTGGTCAAGAAGAATTCGACCGTTTGCGATCGCTCTCCTACG ATGACACCGATTTGATTGTGCTCTGTTACTCGGTCGATAGCAAAGACTCGCTAGAAAACGTCGAATCCAAATGGGTCGGAGAGATTGCTGACAACTGCCCCGGCGTCAAGCTGGTTCTCATCGCCCTCAAGTGCGATCTCCGCCAGACGGGCGACGAGGAGCCTGAAGAGGCcgacgcagcagccgcagcagacgGCAACGCACAGCGCGAGAAGCCCCCGACTATTTCCTACGACGAGGGCCTCGAGGTCGCCAAGCGAATAGGCGCATCCCGCTATCTCGAATGCTCGGCCATGAAGAACCGCGGTGTCAACGAGGCTTTCACAGAGGCCGCCCGAGTAGCGCTAAGcgtcaagaaggagagggaagaCAACAAATGCACACTCATGTAA
- a CDS encoding uncharacterized protein (EggNog:ENOG41), producing MSAPKFKVIIAGAGPVGLSAAHALRLANIDFLVLEKRQNVVIDVGASLAVGPASMRVMHQLGLLESLLEVSHKSERRKALTIDGRVVKDTPFYHHLKNNTGSTSIAFNRVDYLRLLYERLGSDQAKVLTGKDIVDIINSNSGVTVKCVDGTIYEGSIVIGADGVHSKVRRVMRRMALEEDPTRSWDAENPFLTTYKCLWFSTPSLLSEQNLSGCPDMTVYETYHKDHSIMCLSGKLRCWTFLYKKLPQPTTQRLTYTKEDMEEMVNTFTDFPITEFVKVREAYNKRISSSMASIEEGMTRHWSCGRIVLAGDSCHKFAPNLGLGYQSGLQDVVALCNRLHLAVAQAPDGIPSTLALNQVFQSYHAFRQGPANIDAKLSAFLIRLTVWANLFHYFLSLYILPSLIADHILQNWIFPPIDRRMLVLDYVESEEPFAGRVSWIYKIPTPSKEKED from the exons ATGTCTGCACCAAAGTTCAAAGTCATCATTGCGGGTGCCGGTCCTGTTGGACTCTCGGCGGCCCATGCCCTTCGTCTAGCCAATATCGACTTCCTCGTCCttgaaaagagacaaaatgTTGTCATTGATGTTGGTGCTTCCTTAGCTGTTGGTCCTGCGAGCATGCGGGTAATGCACCAGCTTGGCCTACTAGAGAGCCTTTTGGAGGTTAGCCATAAGTCTGAACGCAGAAAAGCGCTTACTATTGACGGGCGCGTCGTTAAAGATACTCCGTTTTACCATCATTTAAAAAACAA TACTGGTTCCACATCGATAGCATTCAATCGCGTTGATTACTTGCGGCTTTTGTATGAAAGACTCGGAAGCGATCAGGCCAAGGTACTGACAGGAAAGGATATTGTcgatattataaatagcaatTCCGGCGTTACAGTAAAGTGTGTCGATGGAACTATTTATGAAGGGTCAATTGTGATTGGCGCAGATGGCGTCCACAGCAAAGTGCGCCGCGTAATGCGCCGGATGGCTCTAGAAGAGGACCCGACGAGAAGCTGGGACGCAGAAAATCCGTTCTTGACAACGTACAAGTGCCTCTGGTTTTCCACTCCTTCACTTCTCAGCGAACAGAACCTTTCTGGATGCCCAGACATGACGGTTTATGAAACATATCACAAGGATCACTCCATCATGTGCTTGAGCGGTAAGCTGCGTTGCTGGAcctttctttataaaaagttgcCGCAGCCGACGACGCAACGCCTCACTTATACCAAGGAGGATATGGAGGAAATGGTGAATACGTTTACCGATTTTCCCATTACTGAGTTTGTGAAGGTGAGAGAGGCTTATAATAAGAGGATAAGCTCTTCTATGGCCTCTATAGAAGAAGGAATGACTCGCCACTGGAGCTGCGGCCGCATTGTGCTCGCTGGAGATAGCTGTCACAAATTCGCGCCAAACCTGGGTCTTGGCTATCAGAGTGGGCTACAAGACGTAGTTGCTTTGTGCAATCGACTCCATTTGGCCGTTGCCCAAGCACCAGATGGAATACCCAGTACTCTCGCCTTGAACCAAGTGTTCCAATCGTATCATGCCTTTCGGCAAGGACCTGCTAATATAGATGCCAAGTTATCCGCATTTTTGATTCGGCTGACTGTCTGGGCTAACCTCTTTCATTACTTCCTATCACTCTACATACTTCCCTCATTAATAGCGGACCATATCTTGCAGAACTGGATTTTCCCTCCGATTGATAGACGGATGCTGGTTCTTGATTATGTAGAATCAGAAGAGCCATTTGCCGGAAGAGTGAGCTGGATCTATAAAATACCGACACCttcaaaggaaaaggaagactgA
- a CDS encoding uncharacterized protein (CAZy:PL7~EggNog:ENOG41~SECRETED:SignalP(1-20)) produces the protein MAPKFIISLFSLLPITAVLALNPSCAPGGNFDFTVWSLQLPTGSDGSVDTIKSKALQGCNGYTGPTFYTDKSNGELILTAPGNPDITGCATTSGSQHCRTELREVNKNGQNTNWAPTGTNTNTVTLKVVKADDGTHGTAIGQVFAAEASKPLAEMYYSTKGDIVVGVKRDEDSDQVVTKLGNVPVGTYFTYVMSYSKNVLSISINGNKTTLSTFDWDSPNCYFKTGNYNQGKTAVTSEVHIRSIKVVHS, from the coding sequence ATGGCTCCcaagtttattattagccttttctcccttctGCCTATAACGGCTGTTCTTGCCTTGAATCCGAGCTGTGCTCCTGGTGGCAATTTCGACTTCACTGTTTGGAGTCTTCAGCTCCCAACAGGCAGCGATGGCAGCGTCGATACCATCAAGAGCAAAGCCCTTCAAGGTTGCAACGGCTACACTGGTCCTACGTTCTACACCGACAAGTCCAATGGTGAGCTCATTCTGACGGCACCGGGCAACCCGGACATCACTGGCTGTGCTACCACTTCCGGTAGCCAGCACTGCCGGACGGAGCTGCGAGAAGTGAACAAGAACGGTCAAAACACTAATTGGGCTCCTACTGGCACAAACACCAATACCGTGACGCTGAAGGTTGTCAAGGCAGACGACGGCACTCACGGCACCGCCATTGGCCAGGTCTTTGCCGCCGAAGCCAGCAAGCCTCTTGCCGAGATGTACTACAGCACCAAAGGCGATATTGTCGTTGGTGTAAAGCGCGATGAGGATAGCGATCAAGTTGTCACAAAGCTCGGAAACGTTCCTGTGGGAACGTACTTTACCTATGTCATGTCTTATTCCAAAAACGTCTTGAGCATTTCTATCAACGGAAACAAGACGACGCTTTCTACTTTTGACTGGGATTCCCCCAACTGCTACTTCAAGACTGGCAACTATAACCAGGGCAAGACTGCCGTTACCTCAGAGGTGCACATCCGGTCTATTAAAGTGGTGCACTCTTGA